One segment of Aquimarina sp. BL5 DNA contains the following:
- the kduI gene encoding 5-dehydro-4-deoxy-D-glucuronate isomerase, with translation MSTIYETRYASNPKAVKHYDTKALRDEFLIKNLMQQDKIVWVYTHYDRYMAGSAVPVNKELKLETIDPIKSDNFTDRRELGVINVGGAGHVTVDGTTYALGYKDALYIGKDSKNVVFKSDVPNNPAKFYLNSAPAHRTFPTKPITKEQANKLELGAMETANARTVYQMILSGVVETCQLQMGMTELKPGSVWNTMPAHVHDRRMEVYFYFEVPEEQAICHFMGPVDETRHIWLQNCQAVISPPWSIHSGSGTSNYTFIWGMAGENLDYNDMDIAKITELK, from the coding sequence ATGAGCACAATATATGAAACGCGTTATGCTAGTAACCCAAAAGCTGTAAAGCATTATGACACAAAAGCATTACGAGATGAATTTTTGATTAAAAATCTAATGCAACAAGATAAAATTGTTTGGGTTTATACACATTACGATCGTTATATGGCCGGTTCTGCTGTTCCTGTTAACAAAGAACTAAAATTAGAAACCATTGATCCTATAAAATCAGACAACTTTACGGATCGAAGAGAATTAGGAGTTATTAATGTAGGTGGTGCAGGACATGTAACTGTAGATGGGACTACGTACGCATTGGGATATAAAGATGCATTATATATTGGAAAAGATAGCAAAAATGTAGTTTTCAAAAGTGATGTCCCTAACAATCCAGCTAAGTTCTATCTAAATTCTGCACCTGCACACCGTACTTTTCCTACTAAACCTATAACTAAAGAACAAGCAAATAAATTGGAACTTGGAGCAATGGAAACTGCTAATGCGAGAACTGTTTATCAAATGATTCTTAGTGGAGTTGTAGAAACATGTCAGTTACAAATGGGAATGACAGAATTAAAACCAGGAAGTGTATGGAATACGATGCCAGCACACGTACATGATCGCAGGATGGAAGTCTATTTTTATTTTGAAGTCCCAGAAGAACAAGCTATTTGTCATTTTATGGGTCCGGTGGATGAAACACGACATATTTGGTTACAAAATTGCCAAGCAGTTATCTCCCCTCCTTGGTCCATACACTCAGGATCAGGAACTAGTAACTATACATTTATCTGGGGAATGGCAGGTGAAAATTTAGACTATAATGATATGGATATCGCAAAAATTACGGAGTTAAAATAA
- the menD gene encoding 2-succinyl-5-enolpyruvyl-6-hydroxy-3-cyclohexene-1-carboxylic-acid synthase — MKKRLYSKIPLSQTVVALCEAKGIHHIVISPGSRNAPLTIGFTENPDMNCYSIVDERCAAFFALGIAQQIKKPVALVCTSGSALLNYYPAISEAFYSDIPLVVLSADRPIERIDIGDGQTIRQKNVFENHILYSANLYSEIVPETEINDLKIKQKQHEAQKHNEREINLALNASIENRGPVHINVPFYEPLYDTIEQPTISPKNIPVEYLEHRISDALRSSMLIEWNKAKRKIILIGVNAPNSIERRWIDHFAKDSSVLVLTETTSNIHHDTHVNCIDQLITSLNEEEFRALQPEILLTFGGMVVSKRIKAFFRNYQPKVHWHIDEKKAYDTYFCLTEHIKMNPNSFFSDFLPDTEALQNDYKSFWISLRNQRRVRHAEYLERIDFTDLKVFETLFNHIPDDQMIQLSNSSTVRYAQLFSLNPSFKVYCNRGTSGIDGSTSTAIGAAVASGVPTTLITGDLSFFYDSNGLWNDNIPANFKIILINNSGGGIFRILPGKSETDNFSTYFETKHKLTAQQLCSMFSVKYTQTNGIIGLLKGIENLYFNNDSPQLLEVFTPRKVNDSVLIDYFRHFI, encoded by the coding sequence ATGAAGAAACGATTATATTCCAAAATTCCTTTGTCCCAAACAGTGGTTGCTTTGTGTGAAGCAAAAGGAATTCATCATATTGTAATATCTCCAGGATCCAGAAATGCACCTTTGACTATTGGTTTTACTGAAAATCCTGATATGAATTGCTATAGTATTGTTGATGAACGATGTGCTGCTTTTTTTGCATTGGGAATTGCACAACAGATTAAGAAGCCTGTAGCACTGGTATGCACATCGGGTAGTGCATTGTTAAACTATTATCCAGCAATTTCAGAGGCTTTTTATAGTGATATTCCTTTGGTAGTATTAAGTGCGGATAGACCTATTGAACGTATTGATATAGGTGACGGACAGACGATACGTCAAAAAAATGTATTCGAGAATCATATTTTGTATTCTGCAAATTTATATTCTGAAATTGTACCAGAAACAGAAATAAATGATCTTAAGATAAAACAAAAACAACACGAAGCACAAAAGCATAACGAAAGAGAAATTAATTTAGCTCTTAATGCTTCCATAGAAAATAGAGGTCCAGTTCATATTAATGTTCCTTTTTATGAACCGCTATATGATACAATTGAACAACCAACAATTTCTCCCAAAAATATTCCTGTAGAGTACTTAGAACATCGTATATCGGATGCTTTACGATCCAGTATGTTGATAGAATGGAATAAAGCAAAACGAAAAATAATATTGATAGGTGTTAATGCGCCAAACAGTATTGAGCGAAGATGGATAGATCATTTTGCCAAAGATTCTTCTGTGTTGGTTTTGACTGAAACAACATCAAATATTCATCACGACACTCATGTTAATTGTATTGATCAATTAATAACATCGTTAAATGAAGAAGAGTTTAGGGCATTGCAGCCTGAGATTCTACTTACTTTTGGAGGCATGGTAGTTTCTAAAAGAATCAAGGCTTTTTTCAGAAACTATCAACCAAAAGTGCATTGGCATATTGATGAGAAAAAAGCGTATGACACTTATTTCTGTTTAACAGAACATATAAAAATGAACCCTAATTCTTTTTTTTCTGATTTCCTTCCTGATACCGAGGCATTGCAGAATGATTATAAATCATTTTGGATATCTCTCAGAAATCAAAGAAGAGTGCGACACGCCGAATATTTAGAACGTATAGATTTTACAGATCTAAAAGTGTTTGAAACACTTTTTAATCATATTCCAGATGATCAGATGATTCAGTTAAGTAATAGTTCTACGGTACGATATGCGCAATTGTTTTCATTGAATCCTTCCTTTAAGGTGTATTGTAATAGGGGAACAAGTGGTATTGATGGAAGTACATCTACCGCTATAGGTGCAGCAGTAGCTTCTGGAGTTCCTACGACCTTGATAACGGGAGATCTCAGTTTCTTTTATGATAGTAATGGATTATGGAATGATAACATTCCCGCTAATTTTAAAATTATTTTAATTAATAATAGCGGAGGAGGAATTTTTAGAATTTTACCAGGTAAATCAGAAACTGATAATTTTAGCACTTATTTTGAAACAAAACATAAATTGACAGCTCAACAGCTTTGTAGTATGTTTAGTGTTAAATATACACAGACAAATGGAATAATAGGATTGCTAAAAGGTATTGAAAACCTATATTTCAATAATGATTCGCCGCAGTTATTAGAAGTTTTTACACCCAGAAAAGTGAATGATAGTGTTTTAATCGATTATTTTAGGCATTTTATCTAA
- a CDS encoding DUF2853 family protein, producing MSKRDELITKYAADIKDKIGQTPDVDFLTKVTIGCGPSIYNKDAATVSGSDPAELETVKKNFLIKKLGLSDGPKLDEAIASVMDAYGKSNRNKYRAVVYYLLAKHFKKESVYK from the coding sequence ATGAGTAAAAGAGACGAATTAATAACTAAGTATGCTGCTGATATCAAAGATAAAATTGGTCAAACACCGGATGTGGACTTTTTAACTAAGGTTACTATTGGTTGTGGACCATCTATTTATAACAAAGATGCTGCTACAGTATCAGGAAGTGATCCTGCAGAATTAGAAACAGTAAAGAAAAATTTCCTAATCAAAAAGTTAGGACTTTCTGACGGACCAAAATTAGATGAAGCAATTGCTTCTGTAATGGATGCATATGGTAAATCTAACCGTAATAAGTATAGAGCTGTAGTGTATTATCTTCTAGCTAAACATTTTAAAAAAGAGTCTGTTTATAAATAA
- a CDS encoding DUF2264 domain-containing protein, protein MKKLFVQTTSKIILFICFCVSGNAQVNNNLDITPVAVKKQMKLVADWQIEHFREKYSGRDKPHHIADWTNGALYVGMTKYARIANDDRYWQWLKKIGTQQKWQLHYRKYMADDHVVGQMFLELFRKFKDSSMVTPTKERLDWIIKNPSKQPITLDNYKHLERWTWCDALFMSPPVWAKLTNITGDQKYTDWMLKEYEVTKQHLFDEEEHLFFRDNSFIDKLDHGNKIFWSRGNGWVFGGLTLLMDEYEPGSKPYEYFKEIYLKMAKKLIKIQTPEGYWSMSLLNQKHYPTPETSGTSFFTFGLAWGINNGILDRVIYEPHIKKAWNALNRSITPKGMLGYVQPIGAGPDKAFKDQTEVYGTGAFLAAGSEVYTLYGGQPIYQISKPDYIKSPKTGMTREHWLDMAQYILEGAFSYVDKIDDPLKFPKLGNVSYPRGDWQIPIEKLEGLCRTLFVAAPLLKENPELTINGIRIADYYRHNIVNLIDENHPSFIQDKEKDWPGQTLVEFGALGISFFTIPEIVWDPLTQEQKDILARKMISYGDGATVPSNWKFFNIFVLSFFKSQGYVVNETLLVDYLNKSLDHYRGDGWYNDNPAYDYYSMWAFQMYAAYWSEVFGNKYYPEIAKKFKANFLDIKDSYPYMFSKDGEMIMWGRSISYRIASISPFPFLGFYPEETKNVNWGWMRRISSGVLSQFLQHPHFMKDDIPTLGFYGSFDPSVQYYSCRGSAFWMGKAFLSLLLPKENEFWNATENDGAWDNELIKDKAHNKFFKTSEIMLTNYPNIGATEIRAWCNVPITGVKEPFRGSENYNKLAYNSAFPWQADDPNGIVSMNYMFKTGVDTIPYEPGRLYTFKKFENGVYYRDLKSEIIDDVSINLADIPLKNGILRVDKVNTKKPLDFILGHYSLSHINGYIKKSVQQIKDTEVHIIDNGEYQLALIPIKGWDTIATKTTTDLHPETKKSTVMNVKVKHPLSKQDDVYITAMLWKKSGTDFTIDELSVIKKIKMNKKNKEITIIHQNNSKHTISY, encoded by the coding sequence ATGAAAAAACTTTTCGTACAAACGACATCTAAGATTATATTATTTATTTGTTTTTGCGTTTCCGGTAATGCTCAAGTAAATAATAATCTTGATATAACTCCTGTAGCTGTTAAAAAGCAAATGAAGCTTGTAGCTGATTGGCAAATCGAGCATTTCCGAGAAAAATACAGTGGTAGAGACAAACCTCATCATATTGCAGACTGGACTAATGGAGCACTTTATGTTGGTATGACTAAATATGCGAGAATAGCTAATGATGATAGATACTGGCAATGGTTAAAAAAAATTGGAACGCAACAAAAATGGCAACTACACTATAGAAAATATATGGCAGATGATCATGTAGTTGGCCAAATGTTTTTAGAATTATTCAGAAAATTTAAAGACTCTTCCATGGTTACTCCGACAAAAGAGCGTTTGGACTGGATTATAAAAAATCCAAGTAAACAACCGATCACTTTAGACAATTATAAACACTTAGAAAGATGGACCTGGTGTGATGCTTTATTTATGAGTCCGCCTGTTTGGGCAAAACTGACAAACATTACTGGCGATCAAAAATATACGGATTGGATGTTAAAAGAATACGAGGTTACAAAGCAACATCTTTTTGATGAAGAAGAACATCTATTTTTTAGAGATAATAGTTTTATTGATAAATTAGATCACGGCAATAAAATATTTTGGTCAAGAGGAAATGGATGGGTATTTGGAGGGCTTACCCTGCTAATGGACGAATATGAACCTGGATCTAAACCTTATGAATATTTTAAGGAAATCTACCTTAAAATGGCGAAAAAACTCATCAAAATCCAAACTCCAGAGGGGTATTGGTCTATGAGTTTACTCAATCAAAAACATTATCCAACCCCTGAAACTAGTGGAACATCGTTTTTTACATTTGGTTTAGCGTGGGGTATAAATAATGGAATATTAGACAGAGTAATATATGAACCTCATATAAAAAAAGCTTGGAATGCTCTAAATCGTTCTATTACTCCCAAAGGTATGTTAGGCTACGTACAACCTATAGGTGCAGGCCCTGATAAAGCTTTTAAAGACCAAACCGAAGTATATGGTACAGGAGCTTTTCTAGCCGCTGGTTCTGAAGTATACACCCTGTATGGTGGACAACCAATATATCAGATTTCTAAACCAGATTATATAAAAAGTCCAAAAACCGGAATGACTCGAGAGCATTGGTTAGATATGGCACAATATATCTTAGAAGGTGCTTTTTCGTATGTAGATAAAATCGATGATCCACTTAAATTTCCAAAATTAGGAAACGTATCTTACCCTAGGGGTGATTGGCAAATCCCAATAGAAAAATTAGAAGGTTTATGCAGAACACTTTTTGTAGCTGCTCCTTTGTTAAAGGAAAATCCAGAATTAACCATTAATGGTATTAGGATAGCAGATTATTATCGGCATAACATAGTAAATCTGATAGATGAAAATCACCCATCATTCATACAAGACAAAGAAAAAGATTGGCCGGGACAAACCTTGGTCGAATTTGGTGCATTAGGAATTTCGTTCTTTACTATTCCTGAAATAGTTTGGGATCCTCTTACACAGGAACAAAAAGATATTTTAGCTCGTAAAATGATTAGTTATGGTGATGGTGCAACCGTTCCTTCTAATTGGAAATTTTTTAACATTTTTGTTTTAAGTTTTTTTAAAAGTCAAGGATATGTGGTCAATGAAACGTTATTGGTCGATTATTTAAATAAGAGTTTAGATCATTATCGAGGTGATGGTTGGTATAACGATAATCCCGCTTATGATTATTACAGTATGTGGGCGTTTCAGATGTATGCTGCTTATTGGTCTGAGGTATTTGGAAATAAATATTACCCTGAAATTGCTAAAAAATTCAAGGCAAATTTTTTAGATATAAAAGATAGTTATCCCTACATGTTTAGTAAAGATGGAGAAATGATAATGTGGGGAAGAAGTATTAGTTATCGTATAGCTTCTATTAGTCCATTTCCTTTTTTAGGTTTTTATCCAGAAGAAACCAAAAACGTTAACTGGGGATGGATGCGGCGTATTTCTTCTGGAGTATTATCACAATTCTTGCAACATCCTCATTTTATGAAAGATGATATTCCAACATTGGGATTTTATGGATCATTTGATCCTTCTGTGCAATATTACAGCTGTCGAGGAAGTGCTTTTTGGATGGGAAAAGCTTTTCTCAGTTTACTACTACCAAAAGAAAATGAATTTTGGAATGCTACAGAAAATGATGGAGCATGGGATAATGAATTAATCAAGGATAAAGCACATAATAAGTTTTTTAAAACTTCAGAAATCATGCTTACCAATTATCCAAATATTGGAGCTACGGAAATTCGAGCTTGGTGTAATGTACCAATTACCGGAGTGAAAGAGCCCTTCCGAGGTAGCGAAAACTATAACAAACTAGCATACAACAGTGCTTTTCCCTGGCAAGCTGATGATCCTAATGGTATTGTATCTATGAATTACATGTTTAAAACCGGAGTTGATACTATCCCATACGAACCTGGAAGATTATACACCTTTAAAAAATTTGAAAATGGTGTCTATTATCGAGATCTAAAATCCGAAATTATTGATGATGTTTCTATAAATCTAGCCGATATCCCTCTTAAAAATGGGATTCTACGCGTAGATAAAGTTAATACTAAAAAACCTCTAGATTTCATTTTAGGACACTATAGTCTGTCACATATCAACGGATATATAAAAAAATCTGTTCAACAAATAAAAGATACAGAGGTACATATCATTGATAATGGCGAATATCAATTGGCTTTGATTCCTATAAAAGGATGGGATACCATCGCTACCAAAACTACGACAGATTTACATCCAGAAACTAAAAAAAGTACTGTAATGAACGTTAAAGTAAAACATCCTCTCTCTAAACAAGACGATGTCTATATCACAGCTATGTTATGGAAAAAATCTGGAACTGATTTTACAATTGACGAATTGTCTGTTATTAAAAAAATTAAAATGAATAAAAAAAATAAAGAGATTACTATAATACATCAAAATAATTCAAAACACACTATTTCTTACTAA
- a CDS encoding alpha/beta fold hydrolase yields the protein MESYTIKSTDDYPISVHEFVPKSSNNKTIVFAPAVAVPQKFYFSMATYLAQKGCNVFTFDYRSIGSSISQSIQSLKEYGFFSWAMDFKAVSKYAKEEFPDNTQYMIGHSYGGNSVGFSDSFQYYDKYLTIGSQFGFYKHFTLKMRALIYLNFKFFVPLTTSILGYYPSSWFGLGRPLTTKAAKDWATFLLHPDSMLHFSKGGSETYYEDIKESILLISIDDDLFAPQKSVDILSDRVYKNAKTTRKHLKPSDYNLKTIGHFDFFRKKNQDILWPIIDEWFQL from the coding sequence ATGGAATCATATACTATTAAATCCACCGATGACTACCCGATCTCCGTGCATGAATTTGTCCCAAAGTCGTCAAACAATAAAACAATCGTCTTTGCTCCTGCTGTAGCAGTTCCACAAAAGTTTTACTTTAGTATGGCTACATACCTGGCACAAAAAGGCTGTAATGTATTTACTTTTGATTATAGAAGTATTGGGTCTTCAATATCACAAAGTATTCAATCCCTAAAAGAGTATGGTTTTTTTTCCTGGGCTATGGACTTTAAAGCTGTGTCAAAATATGCAAAAGAAGAATTCCCTGATAATACACAATATATGATAGGCCATAGTTATGGTGGTAATAGCGTTGGTTTTAGTGATTCGTTTCAATACTATGACAAGTATCTTACTATAGGTTCTCAGTTTGGGTTTTACAAACATTTCACTCTAAAAATGCGTGCTTTGATATATCTCAATTTTAAGTTTTTCGTACCACTAACAACATCTATTTTAGGATACTATCCATCGAGTTGGTTTGGATTAGGAAGACCTTTGACCACAAAAGCTGCAAAGGACTGGGCTACTTTCTTACTACATCCAGATTCGATGTTACATTTTTCCAAAGGAGGTTCTGAAACTTATTATGAAGATATTAAAGAATCTATTTTATTAATTAGTATTGACGATGACCTTTTTGCCCCTCAAAAATCAGTAGACATACTAAGCGATCGTGTATATAAAAATGCCAAAACTACCAGAAAACACTTAAAACCCTCAGATTACAATCTAAAAACAATTGGTCACTTTGATTTTTTTAGAAAGAAAAATCAGGATATCTTGTGGCCTATAATCGATGAATGGTTCCAATTATAA
- a CDS encoding alpha/beta hydrolase, protein MQKEVVYQSTNTYDTLNELTSETKNVWLVFHGIGYLSRYFIRLFQSLDPEKNYIIAPQAPSKYYKNNDYKKVGSSWLTKENTKTETKNVLNYIDSIIKEEKLPATTRFVVLGYSQGVSIASRWIASQQIQPDDFVMISGGFPKELGKEDFTFLTNKTKVSHILGEKDPYFEIAKVEAEKIRVKDILPQIEFRSHPGGHELDIETLKNIV, encoded by the coding sequence ATGCAAAAAGAGGTTGTTTATCAATCCACAAACACTTACGACACTTTAAATGAGTTGACTTCCGAAACCAAAAACGTTTGGTTGGTATTTCATGGAATTGGTTATCTAAGCAGATATTTTATTCGGTTATTCCAAAGTCTGGATCCCGAAAAAAACTATATAATTGCTCCGCAAGCTCCGTCCAAATATTATAAAAACAATGATTATAAAAAAGTAGGATCTAGCTGGCTCACTAAGGAGAACACCAAAACTGAGACTAAAAATGTACTCAATTATATAGATTCAATAATTAAGGAAGAAAAACTTCCCGCTACAACTAGGTTTGTCGTCCTAGGGTATTCACAAGGTGTTAGTATCGCCAGTAGATGGATTGCCAGTCAACAAATCCAGCCAGATGACTTTGTGATGATTTCTGGTGGATTTCCGAAAGAGTTAGGAAAAGAAGATTTTACATTTTTGACTAACAAAACCAAAGTAAGTCACATTTTAGGAGAAAAGGATCCCTATTTTGAAATTGCCAAAGTAGAAGCCGAAAAAATACGTGTAAAAGATATATTACCGCAAATAGAATTTAGATCACATCCTGGAGGTCATGAACTTGATATTGAAACTTTAAAAAATATTGTTTAA
- a CDS encoding chorismate-binding protein, with product MDISALYLKIQSQLDHQLPFVVYRKSGEKKINSFLQNDNHLYNVNGYDTSGFVFAPFDSNGKTILIPTDKSSCYSAVIPSEHKGQNQNQSLFVHNDHKAKKNHIKLVEEGIEAIANDSFKKVVLSRKEEITFSGKDYLMVFRQLIDNYPNAFVYCWHHPAIGTWLGATPETLVTIKEDQFFTMALAGTQPYVDSLEVHWGSKEREEQAMVTNFVLNELSSNVNSIEKSNTYTYKAGTLLHLRTDIKGFLKNKNSNVEDIIKVLHPTPAVCGLPKKPAKSFILKNELYDRKYYTGFLGELYINHKGKTESNLYVNLRCMEMSSGKAILYVGGGITKDSISEKEWEETVRKTETMKKVLH from the coding sequence ATGGATATTTCAGCATTATATCTGAAAATCCAATCTCAATTGGATCATCAATTACCCTTTGTTGTATATAGAAAATCTGGAGAAAAGAAAATAAATAGTTTTCTTCAAAATGATAATCACTTGTATAATGTAAATGGATATGATACTTCAGGTTTTGTTTTTGCGCCATTTGATAGTAATGGTAAAACGATATTAATACCAACGGATAAAAGCAGTTGTTATAGCGCAGTTATTCCGTCCGAACATAAAGGTCAAAATCAAAATCAATCTCTCTTCGTTCATAATGATCATAAAGCAAAAAAAAATCATATAAAACTAGTTGAGGAAGGAATAGAAGCTATCGCTAATGATTCCTTTAAGAAGGTGGTATTGTCCAGAAAAGAAGAAATCACTTTTTCTGGTAAAGACTATTTAATGGTTTTTCGACAGTTGATCGATAATTATCCTAATGCTTTTGTCTATTGCTGGCACCATCCAGCTATAGGAACCTGGCTTGGTGCAACTCCAGAAACTTTGGTTACTATAAAAGAAGACCAGTTTTTTACGATGGCATTAGCTGGAACACAACCTTATGTTGATTCGTTAGAAGTGCATTGGGGATCAAAGGAGAGAGAGGAGCAAGCGATGGTTACAAATTTTGTTTTGAATGAACTCTCATCCAATGTGAACAGTATTGAAAAATCAAATACATATACATATAAGGCAGGTACACTGTTGCATTTAAGAACAGATATTAAAGGCTTTTTGAAGAATAAAAATTCTAATGTAGAAGATATTATCAAGGTATTGCATCCTACTCCTGCTGTGTGCGGTTTACCTAAAAAACCAGCAAAATCCTTTATTTTAAAGAATGAATTATATGATCGGAAATATTATACAGGTTTTCTTGGAGAACTATATATCAATCATAAAGGAAAAACTGAATCTAATCTGTATGTAAATCTAAGATGTATGGAAATGTCTTCTGGTAAAGCAATACTTTATGTAGGAGGAGGAATCACCAAAGATTCTATCTCAGAAAAAGAATGGGAGGAAACCGTAAGAAAGACTGAAACTATGAAAAAAGTTTTGCATTAA
- a CDS encoding helix-turn-helix domain-containing protein — protein MKELSKEEKIQILQDILDSREFSKSPSSKNLLRFLTEATISKKQLKETTIGMEIFGKRFIDQNNSSSIRVNIYNLRKKLEKYYENEGKNRPWKLTIDKGQYYISFLQNKTINNKRKDYKVLYKVAISVSLSLLMILGLILFKFLYHKPIVLWDSFFNNNKETTLVVGDFFGFMAKTKTGRVGWNRDYQINSLNDFYSFQKENPEFRKDVIPANYSYVTEMGSIAVYHLTKLFYSRDQSFSIRFSTKSTYNDIKEHNSVYIGPTKNHNKFIQYFNERNSFFSIQDRELRYKNVAKNKDTIFDLDIKGTASEYAIVSRLKGTNGTEQFLFFSDHDMGVIATVELFCDEKKAERFITQYVKDLDTFTALFMVNGKERTNLDLNLIVIDSSN, from the coding sequence ATGAAGGAACTTTCAAAAGAAGAAAAAATACAAATATTACAGGATATTCTAGATAGTCGAGAATTTTCTAAGTCTCCTTCAAGTAAAAACTTACTTCGTTTTTTGACAGAAGCTACTATCTCCAAAAAACAATTGAAAGAAACAACGATTGGGATGGAAATTTTTGGTAAAAGATTTATAGACCAAAATAATTCCTCTAGTATTCGAGTGAATATTTATAATCTCAGAAAGAAACTTGAAAAATATTATGAAAATGAAGGGAAGAATAGACCTTGGAAGCTTACCATTGATAAAGGACAATATTATATCTCATTTTTACAAAACAAAACAATTAATAATAAAAGAAAAGATTATAAAGTTTTATACAAAGTAGCAATTAGTGTTTCACTCTCTTTGTTAATGATTTTGGGTTTAATCTTATTCAAGTTTTTATATCATAAGCCTATTGTATTATGGGATTCATTTTTTAATAATAATAAAGAAACGACTCTGGTAGTGGGAGACTTTTTTGGATTTATGGCTAAAACTAAAACCGGTAGAGTAGGCTGGAATAGGGATTATCAAATCAATTCTTTGAATGATTTTTATAGTTTTCAAAAAGAGAATCCTGAATTTAGGAAAGATGTAATTCCTGCAAACTATTCTTATGTTACAGAAATGGGGTCTATTGCTGTTTACCACTTAACTAAACTTTTTTATTCTAGAGATCAGAGCTTTTCGATTCGATTTTCTACTAAGTCTACATATAACGATATTAAGGAGCATAACTCTGTTTATATAGGGCCGACCAAAAATCATAATAAGTTTATTCAATATTTTAATGAGCGAAATTCTTTTTTTTCTATTCAAGATCGAGAACTTAGATATAAAAACGTTGCCAAAAATAAAGACACAATTTTTGATCTTGATATTAAGGGGACAGCATCAGAGTATGCTATCGTATCGCGATTAAAAGGAACAAATGGAACGGAACAGTTTTTGTTTTTTTCGGATCATGATATGGGAGTAATTGCGACTGTAGAATTATTCTGTGATGAAAAAAAAGCAGAAAGATTTATAACACAATATGTAAAAGATTTAGATACGTTTACCGCATTATTTATGGTGAACGGAAAAGAACGTACCAATTTGGATTTAAATTTAATTGTTATAGATTCCTCCAACTAA
- a CDS encoding PaaI family thioesterase yields MQLTEEEILKRCAIMCENTLMETLDISFCEVGKDYLVAKMPVTSKVHQPDGVLHGGAMVALAESVGSAASHIFLDTKEFYIRGLEISANHVKSIREGFVYARAEIVHKGRTTQLWDIKIRDEESNLISIVKLTTIALSKSR; encoded by the coding sequence ATGCAGTTAACTGAAGAAGAAATACTGAAGAGATGTGCTATAATGTGCGAAAATACGCTAATGGAAACATTGGATATTTCTTTTTGCGAAGTAGGTAAAGATTACTTGGTTGCCAAAATGCCGGTTACCTCAAAGGTTCATCAACCGGATGGTGTACTTCATGGTGGTGCTATGGTAGCACTAGCAGAGAGTGTTGGTAGTGCAGCCTCACATATATTCTTAGATACTAAAGAATTTTATATAAGGGGCTTAGAGATTTCTGCGAATCATGTAAAAAGTATTAGAGAGGGATTTGTATATGCTAGAGCAGAGATTGTGCATAAAGGAAGAACGACTCAACTTTGGGATATTAAAATTCGTGATGAAGAAAGTAATCTAATCTCCATTGTAAAATTAACAACTATAGCATTGTCTAAATCCAGATAA
- a CDS encoding TetR/AcrR family transcriptional regulator, with the protein MPKTKTSKEEVLSKVIPVLRERGICKSSMSELAKACEIQKSHFYYYFNNKEQLIKEVLATVNSYFKHNLFKVIKNNNLTIEQKLKKVHELINKMFKNANSGCIMANTALETAHLDPIYKDEIKHFFKDFIAGLQILLEPNYSKEESLSLAEQMVQDLEGGILLMRIYNDHKYINNAVSRMEKIILKA; encoded by the coding sequence ATGCCTAAAACTAAAACATCTAAAGAAGAAGTCCTGAGTAAAGTAATTCCTGTACTAAGAGAAAGAGGCATATGCAAAAGCAGTATGAGTGAATTAGCCAAAGCATGTGAAATACAGAAATCCCACTTTTACTATTACTTTAATAATAAAGAACAGCTAATTAAAGAGGTGTTAGCTACCGTAAATAGTTATTTTAAACATAACCTATTCAAAGTAATTAAAAACAATAATTTAACTATTGAACAAAAACTTAAAAAAGTTCATGAACTCATAAACAAAATGTTTAAAAATGCGAATAGCGGATGTATTATGGCAAATACTGCGTTAGAAACTGCCCATCTCGATCCTATTTACAAGGATGAAATCAAACATTTTTTTAAAGATTTTATCGCTGGTTTACAGATTTTGCTAGAACCTAACTATTCTAAAGAAGAATCATTATCACTAGCGGAACAAATGGTTCAGGATCTTGAAGGCGGTATTTTATTGATGCGTATCTATAACGATCATAAGTATATTAACAATGCAGTTTCCAGAATGGAAAAAATCATATTAAAAGCATAA